The genomic stretch CTATCTTACCTAGATAGCTCCTTCCACTGCCCATTTTCTACTTTCATTAGCAGAGTTTCTCTGAGGGATAATCCGGAACGATTGAACTTAAGCTTTCCACTGACACCTACGTGCTCCGTTTGTAGAAGCGCCTTGGTGAGGCAATTCTGATCCACCGCATTTTCCGAAACACATGTATTTAAGGCCTTTGCAAGGATACGTATGTCATCGTATGCGAATCCCGCATCTGCCCTTGGAAGATAGCCATAGCGAGCTTTAAAATCCTTCATAAACTCCAACTGAATCGGATCACGACTAGTTTCGACAAAACCATACCAAGTGCTAATCGCGTCATTCTTTTCATAAAGCGCTCGCACAGCAGGAGTATCCGCTTCTGGCAAAAAAGGTGCAACGATGTGAAATGTTGGAATATCGAGCATCCCCATTTCATCCATTTGCTTCATGATAATATGCGCATCGCGCCAAGTGCAGCACACAATGGAATCTGGATTTGAGGATTTTAGCTTTAATAAGATAGTGCGAAAGTCCAGTTCACCAGGGTTATATTCCTCTGTGCCGACAATGCTAATGCCGTTCTCCTTAGCAACGGATCGAAAACTGCGGTGAAAATCTATGCATGCGTCGCTAAGTTCGCGCAGCAAATATGCTCTTTTGCGACCGCTTAAACCAACAGCTCGAGCTATTATTGCCCCGCTCTCTTCGGCACTGACGTAATCCTTAAAGAATCTTGTATTGCTTTCTGCAATGGAGTTATTGCTGGAAGCGTAGATTAG from Deltaproteobacteria bacterium encodes the following:
- a CDS encoding ABC transporter substrate-binding protein, producing MRKSTICLLLASIIFVSRTAFGECEKCSPIKLGATLPLSGKLAFLGTQERDAFLMAVQDINKEGGVSGRKIEIIVEDNQGEAKSAVTGVNKLLNVDNVDVILSAFTHITQAIKDLVARKEKLLIYASSNNSIAESNTRFFKDYVSAEESGAIIARAVGLSGRKRAYLLRELSDACIDFHRSFRSVAKENGISIVGTEEYNPGELDFRTILLKLKSSNPDSIVCCTWRDAHIIMKQMDEMGMLDIPTFHIVAPFLPEADTPAVRALYEKNDAISTWYGFVETSRDPIQLEFMKDFKARYGYLPRADAGFAYDDIRILAKALNTCVSENAVDQNCLTKALLQTEHVGVSGKLKFNRSGLSLRETLLMKVENGQWKELSR